The nucleotide sequence tgtattacatgggttgtgtgaagattacctcacttgcgacattgctttcaatgcggttatgcctctaagtcgtgcttcgacacgtaggagatatagccgcatcgagggcgttacaagttggtaatcagagccatccccgaccttaggagccccctgcttgatcgaatagctggcgttgttgagtctagaaaaaatgttttgagtcatttaggaattatatatcggagagtttaggaattctttttacttctcagtccttcgtcgctctggtgaggcatcctgatgtagagttttgactcttctcttctcaaatttcactaaaaaaaatttaggatcacgcgggtatcttggaatcgttccgatggttttgtgacgagaacattgttcttggtgcctcctgtcatttaggggttgtggaagtgtcccggggagttgagctccgaggtgttttcgtcacaattttatcgttgcaattctggaatacctgagtttagttcgccgacatcaaaaatctcttttatgcagttgttggtgagataacctcgacgccacccagtactggggcgggagttcgggagtattgccataactcgtataacggatgcttttcgaaggttgaggtagacgatttctaaaggtttcttggttatgtgttgaaggatggatacaactggatgtaggatttgctagatttgggtgagatattatgcttcccctgtatccccaacacctgattgcataaccggaaaatttcgggagtttataaatGGGAATTCAACTAGctcttagaatatctttccgacagatgtatgatataaaATTGGGGtccgacgtctagtggtccgcctatccacggttggttttacagtggtctcattgtgtcttaaagagtccttggctatgccgactcggggacgcttcatatgtcatgtgcactgccttgtacatgatggtgctgtacgatcgagcccgtgtaggccccaccacaaaaacttcgggcgaaatctctatcatatgtttgttccggcttactctgcaagccaatcctttgttttgtttttgagttgtggtattcgagttgcttcgaagtcaaatgtgaaTTCCatccctttcctaagcggtgttctcatatttctatgtgaatactaatccttcttgattgTCGAgtttgtcttgtcaatcctttttaccggcgtgtttctcttcaagtggatccgatcattttcaacatcgaCAAGATCAACTCAGTTTtcgtcaacggtgtttgtttcatcggtctccaagttgcctttgtttttcccgcccacccaccctttttcctcaaggactcagatgtcttaatcaaagtatccattttattcatgtgaagtctctccattcttttccttcaatgttcttatccggtgattctcatgaggatactaacggaacctcaagttcatcatttttcattctctttcttctccggtggtaccaattcaagctttcggtgttgatcatattgtTTTCCGTAtttcaatgccttctcataccggtgcacctcataataattgacttctcgctattcatttgttcgggagtgctgaagatatctcagaaggctcgtcttgtctttcaagatcagttcaacctatttcgaggatgttacctcattcaagtcatttaattcaatcggtgcattctctcttttaaatcatcaacggtgtttcttttgagtgggccctaacccacaggtctttttccaggatcttacctaactcttctaattttcccggagcttctcaaattcttttccaagtttgacataagaatgagttatcatcagtcatatgtatttctccaagatctgtcaaattttttcatcgttggttcaacctttctatttatcatttcggagtatctcaacaattcacggtggtatttctcatcgtcattctcagtttggaagaccgaagaagattcttctttcaaccttgctccattctcttcaagattcgtcatTCGAGATTGTTGCCATTctttcataattgttttcgattgtcagaattctttctCACCCATCcagagtaattcaggagtcttctcagattgattctccgaaggccatcatttcgggatttttcattctcagctttcagctatcattctccaattttaccggtgcttcgctcaagtgatctttaatcggctcgtgatctcttcgttctcatgtatctaaatcctctcaagcatcttcgttcatttcataattcttcctagtgattcgttatcttttattcgttctttttcaatccttacggtggttcgtttaagaattctcctccttctttatcataccaattcattcgttgtttcgattccaccggtggttagttgaagaccttctcaagttggcgccgtatctatcctaatcctttcttcgagaataagttgtatgcaatccgtttgctcgtcatcaatttaattggtgaaggtggagcataacataattcttattcttgattcacccaaatgattaattctttattccggaggctcatcaaattctcggttcgagatgctttatctattcttttcccggagttccaagttttctcaatTTATTTCATTGTGAAGATCCACCTAaagcattacaaggtttcaccttgtgttttcaacttccctttcttctcgttatccttttgttaccggagttcttcacggaggttctacatgatggattcatcaaggatttaattccttctcgaagtgttcatcgatattctttgctaagaagctcaagttttcttcatcttgctatctggggtgcaattctttcttccgtatcattggaggtggtattatgttattcttgataatttgagttcatgtttcatgattcacatcttattaagaatgaggtattttaaatccttcaatctcgtcattggagttaccttgggttatgtttcacctaaagcatttcctaaggattgttgctatttagggtgctcataaatgacccaagttcttcttttatcctcccggtgaaatagtttctcgtctccttgtttttATCAATCCAATCtcttccgtgagtggcaggttgtcacctcataattttgggatgtcttccataagtccacatcaagcttaagctttcgttgttgataatccaacaactccgttcaaccttttCTTCGTAAGCTTTCTCTTTCAATTTTATTTGCGAGAGTTGTCATTCATCTTCTCCGTTTTTTTTCTTTCCAACCATCTAGTTTTCCattctttcattccggaggcattgtgatgttgctctttttaATCATCATCTCGAATTTGTCAGGACCATGCTCttgtcgtgcttatccatttaaccggagtgccatgccctcttttcaagttcttcccattctgtcaagttttggctcccttctcaaccggagtgccgtctgaaatcgttcttaccctttgtgccattctttcaataattccggaggtagtgtgttgttgatttcatcaactatcttctcatcttgtcaagttcttgttaattccttccattttcagtcgaagtgatgtccaaattatatcattcttaatccttctctatcttgacttaaccggagtggtttcaatatatatcttgcccttcaacctcaaggtttttcgcaatgttctttgtccctcttttctaacggggtgttttcgactttgttcaccttcgttgtattcttttctcgaatttttTCAACCTcgtaaggttctttggtttcactcattggtcaaagaagcaacttagttttacctctcctcttttctcTTCCCTTTTGTTCCTCTGgtgtcattctagatctcgggacgagatcctctcatagtggtggagtgttgtaacgccccgagaccgatgtggcaggtgtcttctagttattcgccgtcgttgccatgtcatttgcttgcgtgttgcatcttttcatgtcatcatgtgcattgcatcatcatgtttttaaaacttgcatccgtccgggtccccCCTTCTTTCCGtggtccattctgagcccagacacacttgcacgcgcccgcggcatgtccgaaatattattttttaagtggccggaaaatgttttcGGATTAGGTTGGAAGTTGGCAAGCGGTGTTGTTGtagtgttagtaggtcgcctgccaagtttcatcatgtTCGGAGTCCGTtcgacgccccaacggataactatagcggcaatatagccggtctaacgtcggacgttttcggtctccggaaacggtcatcgggcctccctctcttctcttctctcagctcgagaccgtctacacagcccactacctaccgccaggtccaacctaacctctctcgtcagcccgcggcctcctcgcgcgcgcgcccgaaaattgtcccggacccgacccgagcagtcgtcaccgttgtgtccggaatatccccaaacatctacaaaacgtctctgtttttctttttgggctacctaacctattttttcccgtccgtccgattacgatcggagggacctaaCCACCCTAAACCGATTTCATCTGCTATCTATAGCccctaaccctaaattctaggaCTTTTGTCCCCTCTAGCCGCCGCCACCTACAGTCTCCCTCCAATCTCGGGATCTCCACCCGATCCACCTGCTCCTCTCTTTCCACGCCTAGCCATCCCTTCGATCCATCCATCCACTCGATCCACCTCCCTATTTCTCCACAGGCCCGCAAGGCCCGAGTGCCTcgtcccgtgccttgatccaggaGGAATCGGGAGTAGCTCTGCCCTTCGCACGCCGACGCTAGCGACCTCAACTACCACCACCGAAGCCGCCATGACCAGGCCATCGCCCTCACCTGCGCCCCTTCTTCTCTTttcctgccttctccttcctcctctgctcTAATCCCTCTCTCTCTACTTCTCTTGCTTCCGCAGGAACCAGAGGAGTTCTGCCCCGACGCCATGGACGGGGGTCGCCGCTCCCTAACTCCGGCCTCGTGCGGGCTTGCCAACCCCCAAGCCGCGCCGGATCTGGAGGGCATCACCGCCGCCGCACCTTTTTCCAACCTCCACGACCTTCTCCGGCCCCGTTCCCGTCGAAGGCCGTCGGCGTCGCTCGGGTTCAGCGTGCCCTGTTGTTGTGCTTGCATCGCCCCATTGACGCATCTCCCCCGAACAGGTCTTCCCCGCTCGCCGTTGACTGCGTCCTGCTGCGTGGGCCGCCTCcagcgccctcctggccgcgtcTCACTTCGTGGCCCAGCGCCTGCGGAGCCGGCCTACTCGACCATACCCCTGGGCTGCCTCCACTGACAAGcaccgagaccgatgtgccaggtgtcttccagttattcgccgtcgttgccatgtcatttgcttgcgtgttgcatcttgtcatgtcatcatgtgcattgcatcatcatatttttaaaacttgcatccgtccgggtccccCCTTCTTTCCGTGGTCCGATCTGAGCCCAGACAcgcttgcacgcgcccgcggcatgtccgaaatattattttataagtggccggaaaatgttctcggattgggttgaaagttggcaagcGGTGTTGTTATAGTGTTAGTAGgtcgcttgccaagtttcatcacgtTCGGAGTCCGTtcgacgccccaacggataactatagcggcaatatagccggtctaacgtcggacgttttcggtctccggaaacagtcgtcgggcctccctctcttctcttctcttagctcgagaccatctacacatcccactacctaccgccaggtccaacctaacctctctcgtcagcccgcggcctcctcgcgcgcgcgtctgaaaattgtcccggacccgacccgagcagtcgtcaccgttgtgtccggaacatccccaaacatcaacaaaacgtctccgtttttctttttgggctacctaacctattttttcccgtccgtccgattacgatcggagggacctaaCCGCCCTAAACCGATTTCATCTGCTATATATAGCccctaaccctaaattctaggaCTTTTGTCCCCTCTAGCCGCCGCCACCTACAGTCTCCCTCCAATCTCGGGATCTCCACCCGATCCACCTGCTCCTCTCTTTCCGCGCCTAGCCATCCCTTTGATCCATCCATCCACTCGATCCACCTCCCTATTTCTCCGCAGGCCCGCAAGGCCCGAGTGCCTCGTCCCGTGCCTCGATCCAGGAGGAATCTGGAGTAGCTCTGCCCTTCGCACGCCGACGCTAGCGACCTCAACTACCACCACCGAAGCCGCCATGACCAGGCCATCGCCCTCACCTGCGCCCCTTCTTCTCTTttcctgccttctccttcctcctctgctcTAATCCCTATCTCTCTCTACTTCTCTTGCTTCCGCAGGAACCAGAGGAGTTCTGCCCCGACGCCATGGACGGGGGTCGCCGCTCCCTAACTCCGGCCTCATGCGGGCTTGCCAAGCCCCAAGCCGCGCTGGATCTGGAGGGCATCACCGCCGCCGCACCTTTTTCCGACCTCCATGACCTTCTCCGGCCCTGTTCCCGTCGAAGGCCGGCGGCGTCGCTCGGGTTAAGCGTGCCCTGTTGTTGTGCTTGCATCGCCCCGTTGACGCGTCTCCCCCGAACAGGTCTTCCCCGCACGCCGTTGACCGCGTCCTGCTGCGTGGGCCGCCTCcagcgccctcctggccgcgtcTCGCTTCGTGGCCTAGCGCCTGCGGAGCCGGCCTACTCGACCGCACCCCTAGGTTGCCTCCACCGACAAGCGCCAAGGCCCAGTCGCCCGTGCTTGCTGCAGCCTTAGCCTACCAGATCCGCTGGCCCAAGGCCCGCGAGGTGAGCACAAGCCAGCCCATCCCTGCTTGCTTATGTGACGCCCTGGGCGCTGAATAATATCCTGCGCTCACCCAGATTCAGCCCAGTGCATGTTTTTTTCCGTCTGGCGAATTTCTCTTTTATTCCAGAGacaacagttttgcagaaaaaccctcatactTCATTCATCTAATAACTTCACatccgtgcatcggattaaaacaaacttaatatgaaacttgcttagaatttcatctagtttaataataccaattttcatctatgtttaaaatgtttaaaatgctgtttgtttaaatttgcttaaataacttgctaaaatgctttaattcataactaattaaccgtagctccaaacctaacaaactttatatgtaaatggggtagaaaaatgcctagtttaacatgatgcactcatCTAGCATGTTTAACAATTCTAAAATTATGTTAAGGCAGAACCGTACCAAAcccaatatatgcatatgagggttttccggacttgttgtttgttgttccggcctcatttacacTTGCcaagattagatagtttcatcatgcttcaccttctaccatgctaacaacatttaaccttgttgggtacataaacgagagagaactaaataagtcatgtggtgttttgtcaatatgcatcccgatgcatattgagctccatttaacttgtagtattgtttgtgcatgttgccatgccatgcctcattaaatcggacatgcatcatacttggttgtgcatcatgtcatgcttatgtgatggttgtttactatgttgtttgcttctttccggtgttgcttcttcgggttagttccgataacgttgcgtttgtgaggatccgttcgaccacgtctgtttgtcttcttcatggactcgttcttcttccttgcgggatttcaggcaagatgatcataccctcgaaatcacttctatctttgcttgctagttgctcgctctttgctatgcctatgctgcgatacctaccacttgcttatcatgcctcccatattgttgaaccaagcctctaacccaccttgtcctagcaaaccgttgtttggctatgttaccgctttgctcagcccctcttatagcgttgttagttgcaggtgaagattgaagtttgttccttgttggaacatggagatgttgttacttgttggaacatgtttacttgttgggatatcactatatctcttatttaattaatgcatctatatacttggtaaagggtggaaggctcggccttatgcctggtgttttgtttcactcttgccgccctagtttccgtcatatcagtgttatgttcccggattttgcgttccttacgtggttgggtgataatgggaaccccttgatagttcgccttgaataaaactcctccagcaaggcccaaccttggttttaccatttgcactaacaacctataaccttcccttgggttttcgcgagcccgaaggtcatctttattttaaaccccccccttccctgggccagtgctcctctgagtgttggtccgaaatgggcagcctgcggggccacctcggggcaactcgagggttggttttactcatagcttgacctatccggtgcgccctgagaacgagatatgtgcagcttctatcgggatttgtcggcatatcgggcggctttgctggtcttgttttaccattgtcgaaatgtcttgtaaccgagattccgagtctgatcgggtcttcccactagaaggaatatccttcgttgaccgtgagagcttgtcatgggctaagttgggacacccctgcagggatttgaactttcgaaagccgtgcccgcggttatgggcagatgggaatttgttaatgtccggttgtagaaaacctgaagttgaccttaattaaaatgcatcaaccgcgtgtgttaccgtgatggtctcttctcggcggggtccgggaagtgaacacggtgttggagttatgcttgacgtaggttgttttaggatcacttcttgatcatagttcatcgaccgtgcttttgccttctcttctcgctctcttttgcgaatatgttagccaccataaatgctagacgcttgctgcagctccacctcatacctttaccttacccataagcttaaatagtcttgatcgcgagggtgcgagattgctgagtccccgtgactcacagatactttcaaaaccagtTTGCATGTGCCGATGTTACCAAGCAGGTGACGCAGCCAAGCTCAGGacgagctcgatgaagatcttgttctttgtgtAGAACcgcttccagttgatcagtagtggagcccagtcgggacgatcggggatctgtgtagcatttggggtagtcttcttttattttggttccgtagtcggaccttgattgtatctggatgatgtactgctttattcatgtaattgttgtgaagtggcgattgtaagtcaaCCATGTATCTTTttcctttatgtattacatgggttgtgtgaagattacctcacttgcgacattgctttcaatgcggttatgcctctaagtcgtgcttcgacacgtaggagatatagccgcatcgagggcgttacaacagtGGATGCCGCTCGCTAAGGCCACAGACTCGATTGCTTTGTTTGTGACCATCTCCAAGATCCGCGCCTTTGCTGTCGTCCTCAGCCCTTCAACTTCTAGATCTGGAGCTTAAGTTTAAGTCTTTTGCTTGTTTCCTTCGGCATGCGCCTAGTTCTTGACCAAGTGTGGTCTGTATCACGGTATGTGACTTTCTTCCTTTATTTGCGTTGTTCTAAATTTTGTTGGATCTTTGTcatgctttatttataaagttagTCTCCTGCCTTTTCTCAAAAATCAAGGCTATGCCACTGACATGTCATTAAAGGTGGTGTGTGTTCTCCACACTGACTCTGTTTAGCCGAGCAATCGCGTGACATGGGTGGTTTGGCGGGTGTAAAACAATTGTATTTGCAAACTTGGCATGTCATTACGATGTCCTGAAGGAGTCCCCACACCTCATGGTACCTCCAACTCATAGAGAAAACTCccaaaacatgtagacatcatttCGAAACCCTATTTTAAGAAGTATCCTTTGTTGGTTGAACTCACATTATGCCCCCAGACGTTGATCTCAATATTGGTAATGAGTATTTAAAAGAAAATTTTAGGCACAAGGGTTTAGAGAGATGTCGCTTCACTTGCTtattttaacacagtacagacgcaaaaactcatatatacgcgcatacactcacccctatgcaCACACACACATTCTATCTCTATGTGCACCTtcaagagactgagccgacatatcattttgagattttacATAGCCACCATAGGCGCCTCGTAATCAACGGGCACGTCTCCTCACACTGAACGTGCATCGccaaaatcttgaaataaatctagaataaatgcgagcaccaggacttgaatccTGATGAGCTGGGAATATCACTGTctacctaaccatccaaccacatattGGTTCACCTCATTTCACATGTTTGCTCATGAAACCTCTGGCCATGAATGCTCGTGTAATGGacaaaactagaaaaaggaaaCCAAACAATGTAAAATCGTATCATCATGTTTTTTGAACCAAACTGGATCATCATGCTGTTTCATGGGCTAAGAAAGTAGCTGGTTCCAACATTTGGCCCAGGCGAACCCTCCGAAGCAGCTCGCCCCCATTTCTCGTCCCTACTCCACGGACCAAaccctcgccgccgtcgcctcccttTTCCCCTCCACCGGCGGCCATGGACCCGATGATCGGCGTCAGCAGGAGCGATATGCTCGCCGGCTTGGAGTGCGACGGCGCGGACCCCGAGACGCTGGACGTCGGCACAAACCTGCTGCTCTACTTCGTGTACCACTACCTCCCGGACCCGCCCGTCTCCCCCACCGCCACCCTCTCGCTCGCCGGCGCGTCCTGGGTCCCCGACGGCGTCGACCGCATCATCCGCCTCCCCGATGTGGTCCTCCGCGACATCATCTCCCGCCTCCCCGCCAAGGAcgccgcgcgcaccgccgcgctCGCCTCGCgctggcgccccctctggcgctcgGTGCCCCTCACTCTCGTCGACAGCCACCTGCTTCcggacggcggcgcgcgcgggcagTTCATCATCGGCGCTCCCTCTCCCCGCGCCGTCACTGCCGCGGTGTCCCGCATCCTCGCGGCGCACCCGGGCCCCTTCAGCTGCGTCCACCTCACCCGCACCACCATGGAGGAGCACCGTGGCGAGATGTCGCGCTGGCTCGACACCGTCCTCGCCAAGGGAGTCCAAGAGCTCGTCTTTGTCAACCGCCCTTGGCCGATTGACCTGCGCCTCCCCGCCACGATCTTCCGCTGCGCCTCCCTCACCCGCCTCTATCTCGGCGTCTGGAGGCTGCCGGACACCGCCGCCGTGCCCCGCGGCGCCAGATTCCCCAACCTCCTGGAGCTCGGCCTCTGCATGACTGTCATGGAGGACCGTGATCTAGCATTCATGCTTGAAAGAAGCCCcgttctggagttcctcgtcatcaTCGGGAGCCAGAGCGGACTGCGCCTCCGCCTTGTCAGCCCAAGCCTGCGGTGCGTTCAGCTGGGCTGTACCTTCTTGGAGGACATCGACGTGGTGAATGCCCCTCGCCTGGAGAGGCTCTTCCAGCGGGATAATCTTTCCGAGAGCGAGCTCGCTGACACTGCCCCAAGCTTCTCTTCCAAGATCAAGATTGGGCGTGCACCAAACCTGCGTGTGCTGGGATATCTTCAGCCAGGAGAGCAACAGTTGGCGGTTGGCAACAGCACCCTAATCTAATTTGCATGTGTAGTGTCAATTTATGATCTCAATTGGTTTCTCTGTTCCTGGCCTCCTGGGTGCATTGCAGGCTGGGAGCAAGGAGGCTGTTCCAAGTGTCCAGATTTTGGCCATGGAGGTCCAATTTGGTGTCCGCAATGCTGTCAAGAAAGTGCCTGGCTTCCTCAGATGCTTCCCTAACCTGGAGACGCTCCATGTCCATGTAAAATTGGTTAACTTAACTAGATACACATGCTGCATTGACAGTTCTGCAATACTAGTTTGTGCCCATATAcctagcatggttaataatatgaTTGCTGGCCTGCTGCTGCATGATATGTTCTGAACTATGCATGTGCCGATTTCATCTGCAGTCCAGCGTAGATGAAGAGTCTACTGGCAAGGTCAACATCAAGTTCTGGCAGGAGGGCGGCCCCATTAAATGTGTTGTGCAGAGCATGAAGAAGGTGTTTTTCTATGAGTTCCGTGGGTCGAGAAGCGAGGTTGTTTTCC is from Triticum aestivum cultivar Chinese Spring chromosome 3A, IWGSC CS RefSeq v2.1, whole genome shotgun sequence and encodes:
- the LOC123059205 gene encoding F-box/FBD/LRR-repeat protein At1g13570-like, whose amino-acid sequence is MDPMIGVSRSDMLAGLECDGADPETLDVGTNLLLYFVYHYLPDPPVSPTATLSLAGASWVPDGVDRIIRLPDVVLRDIISRLPAKDAARTAALASRWRPLWRSVPLTLVDSHLLPDGGARGQFIIGAPSPRAVTAAVSRILAAHPGPFSCVHLTRTTMEEHRGEMSRWLDTVLAKGVQELVFVNRPWPIDLRLPATIFRCASLTRLYLGVWRLPDTAAVPRGARFPNLLELGLCMTVMEDRDLAFMLERSPVLEFLVIIGSQSGLRLRLVSPSLRCVQLGCTFLEDIDVVNAPRLERLFQRDNLSESELADTAPSFSSKIKIGRAPNLRVLGYLQPGEQQLAAGSKEAVPSVQILAMEVQFGVRNAVKKVPGFLRCFPNLETLHVHSSVDEESTGKVNIKFWQEGGPIKCVVQSMKKVFFYEFRGSRSEVVFLKFIAERGRALEQMVVVVASECFSSGGNVSAKLKPLISAKWLSKACKLQLFKSPRDEVSGPLHCHQLASDFKFADPFDLKYYYEAEEIPVS